The proteins below are encoded in one region of Halogranum gelatinilyticum:
- a CDS encoding DUF5798 family protein, translated as MGLGSTAKNLQKVAKMAEELYQRLNEVRDQVTEMQVTVKDTKARVEALEAENAEQRALLEAIAEEQGIDLDAVTAKAHITEAERKAAEADSETESAKDGASDADGDGAESADETETTPASDGGRDAN; from the coding sequence ATGGGACTCGGAAGCACGGCCAAAAATCTCCAGAAGGTCGCGAAGATGGCGGAGGAACTCTACCAGAGACTCAACGAGGTCCGCGACCAGGTCACGGAGATGCAGGTGACGGTCAAGGACACGAAAGCCCGCGTCGAGGCACTCGAAGCCGAGAACGCCGAACAGCGGGCGTTGCTCGAAGCCATCGCCGAGGAGCAGGGCATCGACCTCGACGCCGTCACGGCGAAGGCACACATCACGGAAGCCGAGCGCAAAGCAGCCGAGGCGGACAGCGAGACCGAGAGCGCGAAAGACGGCGCGTCGGACGCGGACGGCGACGGAGCCGAGTCGGCGGACGAGACGGAGACGACCCCGGCGTCCGACGGCGGACGGGACGCGAACTGA
- a CDS encoding plastocyanin/azurin family copper-binding protein: MRSSTIHRATTEALRSDRQPSSEQSSTTRRGFLRGVGVAGAAAVAGPAATPVAAQEDGSSGGTEHVVDMTDDLIFDPETLTVAPGDTVRWVNVGGVGHSVTAYEDGIPDDAAFFASGDFETESAARSGYPQRGDVTGGEEYSHTFEVEGDYEYFCIPHETVGMVGEISVVPGGATPEPAVNVPTVPDSAKSLALATTTALVSVVALAYFFLKYGGDYGGQEPSGRAGRR; this comes from the coding sequence ATGCGTTCCTCCACCATCCACCGAGCGACGACGGAAGCGCTTCGGTCCGACAGACAGCCCTCCTCGGAACAGTCGTCGACGACACGGCGTGGATTTCTGCGCGGAGTCGGTGTCGCTGGCGCGGCCGCGGTCGCCGGTCCCGCGGCCACCCCGGTCGCTGCCCAGGAAGACGGGTCGAGCGGGGGGACCGAACACGTCGTCGACATGACCGACGACCTGATCTTCGACCCCGAGACGCTGACGGTCGCGCCCGGCGACACCGTCCGCTGGGTCAACGTCGGCGGTGTCGGCCACAGTGTCACCGCCTACGAAGACGGCATCCCCGACGACGCCGCGTTCTTCGCCAGCGGCGACTTCGAGACCGAGTCGGCCGCTCGGAGCGGCTATCCGCAGCGCGGCGACGTCACTGGCGGCGAAGAGTACAGCCACACGTTCGAGGTCGAAGGCGATTACGAGTACTTCTGCATCCCTCACGAGACCGTCGGAATGGTCGGCGAGATCTCCGTCGTCCCCGGTGGAGCGACGCCGGAGCCTGCGGTGAACGTCCCGACGGTCCCGGATTCGGCGAAGTCGCTGGCACTGGCGACGACGACGGCACTCGTCTCGGTCGTCGCCCTCGCGTACTTCTTCCTGAAGTACGGTGGTGATTACGGCGGCCAAGAGCCGTCGGGACGAGCGGGTCGTCGCTGA
- a CDS encoding right-handed parallel beta-helix repeat-containing protein, protein MAYATDDGAVVTMSSTDSVRSYFALVVTVLVVTGGFVGFVGFVGVGPAAAAGNTLVVDPADPSAYDTVQAALDASSDGDTVEVRPGTYPEEVAISTAVTLTAPSGATLDGSSFGTDSVGIDIDPSLSSGLLVEGFTVEGYGDGISVGGTTGDASYGDTGETEIVGGWTIQDVTVRNNADDGLDVAAATGSAWTMTGVTAVDNGDEGIEIGGPGGSVAWTMDSVESSRNGDKGIFVSLSTGTWSILDSTTDDNDNAGVYITSRDSTWTIGRHTATGNGATGIDVAGSFSDAWTVHNSTLSNNQGSGIGNGGGIAGDWEIRDTVTESNYDFGVYVPNAPDDWRLRNVTVRDNSWGGISVQGTEGNWRIDDSTIENNGDYRGLDAIEAKYTEGAWAIDNTSIVGNANGGIDAEGGDYTGDATGNWWGQASGPTGTQCVGNVDCSSPLPSAPGTTPPTTATVAGTVTDASGTPLDGILVVVSRDDGTGSFVDLPGVGTDANGQYSAEVDVPSGQTNVDVRVRFVDADDVYASESYDEALDPNDATTVPVKAGTTVTVDEDLLVEDDVTGGFAGTVTTDAGDPLSGVEVTVFRDDGTGTFREWTTERTDANGEYDIAVRPVSQSDADVTAKLRFVDPSGLYATEWYESVGEAATQSDAEAVTAAVGSAQSNLDVSLGDASVATVAGTVTDEAGDPLDGILVVVSRDDGTGSFTDVGTTNTLSTGRYSFEADVPSGQSSVDLRVRFVDADDVYASESYDDALDPDDATTVTVPAGTTGTVDEDLLLEDDVTGRFLGTLTDESGAPVSGIDVTVFRDDGTGTFREWTTERTDANGEYDIAVRPVSQSDASVDAKLRFSDPDEEYATEWYKSGTVNARSGSDAEAVTAAVGNGLIDLDEELQDNVVTVGGIVDNAENERLEGISVRVYRDDGTGQFVLYSPATTTTDSSGRYTTEVAPLPGESTVRFRVKFSDPGDDYGRIFYRDALNPDNAEVLEYVSGTKLPNVPGTLSPRQDVSVRYLGSVYDGADQSTPLEDVRVTIFRDDGTGTFREWTNVRTDENGYWETDVYPPEGESEVAVKIRYRDETGKFVEEWEFDAPSEATADVKAASVGNSFLLYGTRLARDETATVSGAVTDRYGNRLSGIEVTLYRHDGVGASEPYATTTTRDVTGQYRFDVPAPYGESTVGTRLRFHDPSGEYAPMWYDDARRRANSTRLNTAVGDSSGGHFQTLFEAGLLLDVRVQALSTCPDPTDADSCTFADATDEVTVDPGEEVAIRYELWNGDDRTYPSYELTDSETGASLQNSGSGLPRGSIVGTEATLTAPIVDGTYDYEVDASGVNSLGETTTDNDWYTVKVTGSVVQTVKTDGQFDATVSNAGSGQSVLVDGGASGMSAAANTTFESLRLTTAGGDFTLSTTASDAAPAGTQRLATGSGPTLGYLTVDHSVPDSQIDGAVFRFRVNKSTLADASASPSDLRLYRYVGGSPTALSTTLVRETPTQYVFETDSPGLSVFAVGVRESRRGGGGGGGGGGSGGGDGGSSGGDDGSSSDIDDGTEDVEATSTATPASATTTAESPTSTPTVTASPTATAEPTSPAPPTTATRTETRSPGLGPLAALLALLLVAVAARRESRQ, encoded by the coding sequence GTGGCGTACGCGACCGACGACGGAGCAGTGGTGACGATGTCGTCGACCGACAGTGTCAGATCCTACTTCGCGCTCGTCGTGACGGTGCTCGTCGTCACCGGTGGGTTCGTCGGGTTCGTCGGGTTCGTCGGCGTCGGACCGGCGGCAGCAGCCGGCAACACGCTCGTCGTCGACCCGGCTGACCCGAGCGCGTACGACACGGTCCAAGCGGCACTCGACGCGTCGAGCGACGGCGACACGGTCGAAGTCCGGCCGGGAACCTACCCCGAGGAGGTGGCCATCTCGACGGCCGTCACGCTGACCGCGCCGTCGGGGGCGACGCTCGACGGGTCGAGTTTCGGGACCGACAGCGTCGGCATCGACATCGACCCGAGTCTGTCGTCGGGGCTCCTCGTCGAGGGCTTCACCGTCGAGGGCTACGGCGACGGCATCAGCGTCGGCGGGACGACCGGCGACGCGAGCTACGGCGACACCGGCGAGACGGAGATCGTCGGCGGCTGGACGATTCAGGACGTGACCGTCCGGAACAACGCCGACGACGGACTCGACGTCGCCGCGGCGACCGGGTCGGCGTGGACGATGACTGGCGTCACCGCCGTCGACAACGGCGACGAGGGTATCGAAATCGGCGGTCCCGGTGGCTCCGTCGCGTGGACGATGGATTCGGTCGAGTCCTCCCGGAACGGCGACAAGGGTATCTTCGTCAGCCTCTCGACCGGCACGTGGTCGATACTCGACTCGACGACGGACGACAACGACAACGCGGGCGTCTACATCACCAGCCGCGACAGCACGTGGACCATCGGTCGGCACACCGCGACGGGCAACGGCGCGACGGGCATCGACGTCGCCGGAAGCTTCAGCGACGCGTGGACGGTCCACAACTCGACGCTCTCGAACAACCAGGGGTCGGGTATCGGCAACGGCGGCGGCATCGCCGGCGACTGGGAAATCCGAGACACCGTCACCGAGAGCAACTACGACTTCGGTGTCTACGTCCCGAACGCACCCGACGACTGGCGTCTCCGCAACGTCACCGTCCGCGACAACAGCTGGGGCGGCATCTCCGTGCAGGGCACGGAAGGTAACTGGCGCATCGACGACTCGACAATCGAAAACAACGGCGACTACCGCGGTCTCGACGCCATCGAAGCAAAGTACACCGAAGGTGCCTGGGCCATCGACAACACCAGTATCGTCGGCAACGCCAACGGCGGCATCGACGCCGAAGGCGGCGACTACACCGGCGACGCCACCGGCAACTGGTGGGGGCAGGCGAGCGGTCCCACGGGGACCCAGTGCGTCGGCAACGTCGACTGCTCGTCGCCGCTCCCGTCGGCACCGGGGACGACCCCGCCCACGACGGCCACTGTCGCGGGGACGGTCACGGACGCGTCGGGCACGCCGCTCGACGGGATCCTCGTCGTCGTCTCCCGCGACGACGGCACCGGGTCGTTCGTCGATCTGCCGGGTGTCGGCACCGACGCCAACGGACAGTACAGTGCCGAGGTGGACGTTCCCTCCGGCCAGACGAACGTCGACGTCCGCGTCCGCTTCGTCGACGCCGACGACGTCTACGCCTCCGAGTCCTACGACGAGGCACTCGACCCCAACGACGCGACGACGGTCCCCGTCAAGGCGGGGACGACCGTCACTGTCGACGAGGATCTGCTCGTCGAGGACGACGTGACCGGCGGCTTCGCCGGGACCGTGACGACCGACGCGGGCGACCCGCTGTCGGGCGTCGAGGTGACGGTGTTCCGCGACGACGGGACCGGGACCTTCCGCGAGTGGACGACCGAGCGGACGGACGCGAACGGCGAGTACGACATCGCGGTCCGGCCGGTCAGCCAGTCCGACGCCGACGTCACCGCCAAACTGCGGTTCGTCGACCCCTCCGGCCTCTACGCGACCGAGTGGTACGAGAGCGTCGGCGAGGCCGCGACGCAGTCCGACGCCGAGGCGGTCACGGCCGCGGTCGGGAGCGCGCAGTCGAATCTGGACGTCTCGCTCGGCGACGCGAGCGTCGCCACCGTCGCGGGGACCGTGACCGACGAGGCGGGCGATCCGCTGGACGGCATCCTCGTCGTCGTCTCCCGCGACGACGGCACCGGGTCGTTCACCGACGTCGGCACGACCAACACGCTCTCGACGGGGCGGTATTCGTTCGAGGCCGACGTGCCCTCGGGTCAGTCGAGCGTCGACCTGCGGGTTCGGTTTGTCGACGCCGACGACGTCTACGCCTCCGAGTCCTACGACGACGCGCTCGACCCCGACGACGCGACGACGGTCACCGTCCCCGCTGGCACGACGGGTACCGTCGACGAGGACTTGCTCCTCGAAGACGACGTGACTGGGCGGTTCCTCGGGACGCTGACCGACGAATCCGGCGCGCCGGTCTCCGGGATCGACGTGACGGTCTTCCGCGACGACGGGACCGGGACCTTCCGCGAGTGGACGACCGAGCGGACGGATGCGAACGGCGAGTACGACATCGCCGTCCGGCCGGTCAGTCAATCCGACGCGTCGGTCGACGCCAAGCTCCGGTTCTCCGACCCCGACGAGGAGTACGCGACCGAGTGGTACAAGAGCGGGACGGTCAACGCCCGGAGCGGCAGCGACGCCGAGGCCGTCACCGCCGCTGTCGGCAACGGTCTCATCGACCTCGACGAGGAGCTACAGGACAACGTCGTCACGGTCGGCGGCATCGTCGACAACGCGGAGAACGAGCGGTTGGAGGGCATCAGCGTGCGCGTCTACCGCGACGACGGGACGGGACAGTTCGTCCTCTACAGCCCCGCGACCACGACGACCGACAGTTCGGGGCGGTACACCACCGAAGTCGCGCCGCTGCCCGGCGAGTCGACGGTCCGCTTCCGCGTCAAGTTCTCCGACCCCGGCGATGACTACGGTCGGATCTTCTACCGCGACGCGCTCAACCCCGACAACGCCGAAGTCCTCGAATACGTCAGCGGGACGAAACTTCCGAACGTGCCGGGGACGCTCTCGCCCAGACAAGACGTGTCCGTCCGCTACTTGGGGTCGGTCTACGACGGGGCGGACCAGTCGACGCCGCTTGAGGACGTCCGGGTGACGATCTTCCGCGACGACGGCACCGGTACGTTCCGCGAGTGGACCAACGTCCGGACCGACGAGAACGGCTACTGGGAGACCGACGTCTACCCGCCCGAAGGCGAGTCCGAGGTCGCCGTGAAGATACGCTACCGCGACGAGACGGGGAAGTTCGTCGAGGAGTGGGAGTTCGACGCCCCAAGCGAGGCGACCGCAGACGTGAAAGCCGCCAGCGTCGGCAACTCCTTCCTGCTGTACGGGACGCGACTCGCCCGCGACGAGACGGCGACGGTCAGCGGCGCGGTGACCGACAGATACGGCAACCGGCTGAGCGGTATCGAGGTGACGCTCTACCGGCACGACGGCGTCGGGGCGTCGGAGCCGTACGCCACCACCACGACGCGGGACGTCACCGGCCAGTACCGGTTCGACGTGCCCGCGCCGTACGGCGAGTCCACGGTCGGCACGCGCCTCCGGTTCCACGACCCGAGCGGTGAGTACGCCCCGATGTGGTACGACGACGCGCGCCGCCGGGCCAACTCGACCAGACTGAACACCGCCGTCGGCGACAGCTCCGGGGGGCACTTCCAGACGCTCTTCGAGGCCGGTCTCCTCCTCGACGTCCGGGTCCAGGCACTCTCGACCTGTCCAGACCCCACCGACGCCGACAGCTGTACCTTCGCCGACGCCACCGACGAGGTGACCGTCGACCCCGGCGAGGAGGTCGCAATCCGTTACGAACTGTGGAACGGCGACGACCGGACCTATCCCAGCTACGAGCTGACCGACTCGGAGACCGGGGCGAGCCTGCAGAACTCCGGCTCGGGACTCCCCCGCGGCTCCATCGTCGGCACCGAGGCGACGCTGACCGCGCCAATCGTCGACGGGACGTACGACTACGAGGTCGACGCGTCCGGGGTGAACTCCCTCGGAGAGACGACTACCGACAACGACTGGTACACGGTCAAAGTGACCGGCTCGGTCGTCCAGACGGTCAAGACCGACGGGCAGTTCGACGCGACCGTCTCGAACGCCGGCTCCGGCCAGTCGGTGCTCGTCGATGGCGGCGCGAGCGGGATGTCGGCGGCGGCGAACACGACCTTCGAGAGCCTGCGGCTGACGACCGCTGGCGGCGACTTCACGCTCAGCACGACCGCGAGCGACGCGGCACCGGCCGGGACCCAGCGGCTCGCGACCGGGTCGGGACCGACGCTCGGCTATCTCACGGTCGACCACTCGGTGCCCGACTCGCAGATCGACGGTGCCGTCTTCCGGTTCCGGGTGAACAAGTCGACGCTCGCCGACGCAAGCGCGTCGCCGAGCGACCTGCGACTCTACCGCTACGTCGGCGGCTCGCCGACGGCGTTGTCGACGACGCTCGTCCGCGAGACGCCGACGCAGTACGTCTTCGAGACGGACTCGCCCGGACTGTCGGTGTTCGCCGTGGGCGTGCGCGAGTCGCGCCGTGGTGGTGGCGGTGGCGGCGGTGGTGGTGGTAGTGGCGGCGGAGATGGCGGTAGTAGCGGTGGTGACGATGGCAGTAGCAGTGACATCGACGACGGGACCGAGGACGTCGAAGCCACGTCGACCGCCACGCCCGCGTCGGCGACGACGACAGCCGAGTCGCCGACGTCGACGCCGACGGTCACGGCGTCGCCAACCGCGACAGCCGAGCCGACGAGTCCCGCACCGCCGACGACGGCTACCAGAACCGAGACGCGGAGTCCGGGGTTGGGGCCGCTCGCGGCACTGCTCGCGCTGTTGCTCGTCGCGGTGGCAGCGCGACGAGAGAGTCGGCAGTAG
- a CDS encoding helix-turn-helix transcriptional regulator: MSTALEDVAFLTRSPNRVAVLAALASGPQRRHELVEATGASRVTVGRILRDLDTRGWVARDGPTYETTTRGRLVAESLSSLRERLDAIDRLDPVLAHFPADRLDVPLEAFADAEVTVPDATAPNRHHRRIGTVGAAAAEARMYSHGVTREATEIHRQAVCTDGQRCELLLSQQGFDDSLDDEQVRAGFRDIVAAENATVSTVDEGPPVPFLARFDGRAFVGVTDDEGVPQGAVESTDATLLAWVDATLDDLAAEATPQQPDRFTS; this comes from the coding sequence ATGTCAACAGCTCTCGAGGACGTCGCGTTTCTCACGCGGTCGCCGAACCGGGTGGCCGTGTTGGCCGCGCTCGCGAGCGGGCCGCAGCGCAGACACGAACTCGTCGAGGCGACGGGTGCCTCACGGGTGACCGTCGGCCGTATCCTGCGCGACCTCGACACCCGCGGCTGGGTCGCCCGCGACGGCCCGACCTACGAGACGACGACGCGCGGCCGACTGGTCGCCGAGAGCCTCTCGTCGCTCCGCGAACGGCTCGACGCCATCGACCGACTCGATCCCGTCCTCGCACACTTCCCCGCCGACCGCCTCGACGTCCCGCTCGAAGCCTTCGCCGACGCCGAGGTGACCGTTCCCGACGCGACCGCGCCGAACCGACACCACCGCCGCATCGGGACCGTCGGTGCCGCCGCCGCCGAGGCGCGGATGTACTCACACGGGGTGACGCGCGAAGCGACCGAAATCCACCGACAGGCGGTCTGTACGGACGGACAGCGGTGCGAACTCCTGCTCAGCCAGCAGGGCTTCGACGACAGCCTCGACGACGAGCAGGTCCGTGCGGGGTTCCGCGACATCGTTGCGGCGGAGAACGCGACCGTCTCGACGGTCGACGAGGGACCGCCGGTCCCGTTCCTCGCTCGCTTCGACGGCCGCGCGTTCGTCGGCGTCACCGACGACGAGGGCGTCCCGCAGGGTGCCGTCGAGTCGACGGACGCGACCCTCCTCGCGTGGGTCGACGCCACCCTCGACGACCTCGCTGCCGAGGCGACGCCGCAGCAGCCCGACCGCTTCACGTCCTGA
- a CDS encoding PRC-barrel domain-containing protein — protein MVPDTIGRPVTEFVGRDVYTTNGTHVGTATGVAVDLEGGLATSLALADLNTDLFGTYPRDARGVHVPFRWVVAVDDIVVVAAAVERFSPPGAADSGGGPADASDTADVADTADAPDVSGAADAADGTDTTDTNDVDSGGRRPIE, from the coding sequence ATGGTCCCTGACACGATAGGCCGACCGGTCACCGAGTTCGTCGGCCGCGACGTCTACACGACGAACGGTACACACGTCGGCACTGCGACAGGTGTCGCCGTCGACTTGGAGGGCGGGCTCGCGACGAGTCTCGCGCTCGCCGACCTCAACACCGACCTCTTCGGCACCTATCCGCGCGACGCCCGCGGCGTCCACGTTCCCTTCCGCTGGGTCGTCGCCGTCGACGACATCGTCGTCGTCGCCGCTGCGGTCGAGCGGTTCTCGCCGCCGGGCGCGGCCGACTCGGGCGGCGGTCCCGCCGATGCTTCCGATACTGCCGACGTTGCTGACACTGCCGACGCACCCGACGTTTCTGGTGCTGCTGACGCTGCCGACGGTACCGACACGACCGACACGAACGATGTCGACAGCGGGGGGAGACGGCCGATCGAGTAG
- a CDS encoding PLP-dependent cysteine synthase family protein, whose translation MTTHRAPLDSVLDTVGETPLVSVHAAPDEVPVYAKLESFNPGASIKDRIGKYMLEQMLEQGTISPGGTVIEPTAGNTGIGFAVAAGQLDVNAIFVVPERFSVEKQQLMRALGAEVINTPTADGMGGAIDRAHQLAEELDGAVVPQQFQNPLNAEAHYETTAPEVYDALDAEVGAIVAGCGTAGTLMGMARYGREMHEDTYVVAVEPEGSLYATLKGTDAEEAEYKTEGIGTHDTSTNELFDPELVDEVVQVPDRDTHTEMQRLASEEGQLVASSAAANSLVAQQVARDIRDGETDAPYDSVVTVFADSSERYLSKGVYGEYEEWQG comes from the coding sequence ATGACGACCCATCGAGCCCCCCTTGACTCCGTCCTCGACACGGTCGGCGAGACGCCGCTCGTCTCGGTCCACGCCGCGCCGGACGAGGTTCCCGTCTACGCGAAACTGGAGTCGTTCAACCCCGGTGCGAGCATCAAAGACCGCATCGGGAAGTACATGCTCGAACAGATGCTCGAACAGGGAACCATCTCCCCCGGTGGGACGGTCATCGAGCCGACTGCGGGCAACACGGGCATCGGCTTCGCCGTCGCGGCGGGCCAGTTGGACGTGAACGCCATATTCGTGGTTCCCGAGCGGTTCAGCGTCGAGAAACAGCAGCTCATGCGCGCGCTCGGCGCGGAGGTCATCAACACGCCCACGGCCGACGGGATGGGCGGTGCGATCGACCGCGCCCACCAACTCGCCGAGGAACTCGACGGTGCCGTCGTCCCCCAGCAGTTCCAGAACCCGCTCAACGCCGAGGCACACTACGAAACCACGGCTCCGGAGGTCTACGACGCGCTCGACGCCGAAGTCGGAGCCATCGTCGCGGGCTGCGGGACCGCGGGCACGCTGATGGGGATGGCGCGCTACGGGCGCGAGATGCACGAAGACACCTACGTCGTCGCCGTCGAACCCGAGGGCTCGCTCTACGCGACGCTGAAGGGGACGGACGCCGAAGAGGCCGAGTACAAGACCGAGGGCATCGGAACGCACGACACGTCGACGAACGAGCTGTTCGACCCCGAGCTCGTCGACGAGGTCGTGCAGGTGCCGGACCGCGACACCCACACCGAGATGCAGCGGCTCGCCAGCGAGGAGGGGCAGCTCGTCGCGTCGAGTGCCGCGGCCAACAGCCTCGTCGCCCAGCAGGTCGCCCGCGACATCCGCGACGGCGAGACCGACGCCCCCTACGACTCCGTCGTCACGGTCTTCGCCGACTCCAGCGAACGCTACCTCTCGAAGGGTGTGTACGGTGAGTACGAGGAGTGGCAAGGCTAG
- a CDS encoding RAD55 family ATPase: MYDLGPDLGAEVEPGTNILVTGPPLTGKRSLALDILAEGTREGNGAIVVTTKDSADRVLDDYAKRVPYEGNPVAVVDCVTRQQGVSDIRDDDRIKYTSSPVDMTGIGIKLSEFLQAFYQDQGIERNRIMVHSLSTLLMYSNLQTVFRFLHVFTGRIQSVDGLGLFCIDSTAHDDRTMNTLKQLFDGIVTTHEDGEPTLRLASD, from the coding sequence ATGTATGACCTCGGTCCAGACCTCGGTGCCGAGGTCGAGCCGGGAACGAACATCTTGGTCACCGGGCCGCCGCTGACCGGCAAGCGGTCGCTGGCACTCGACATCCTCGCCGAAGGGACCCGTGAGGGCAACGGTGCCATCGTCGTCACGACCAAAGACAGTGCCGACCGTGTCCTCGACGACTACGCCAAACGCGTCCCCTACGAGGGCAACCCCGTCGCCGTCGTCGACTGCGTCACCCGCCAGCAGGGCGTCAGCGACATCCGCGACGACGACCGCATCAAGTACACCTCCTCGCCGGTGGACATGACCGGCATCGGAATCAAGCTCTCGGAGTTCCTCCAGGCGTTCTACCAGGACCAGGGCATCGAGCGCAACCGCATCATGGTCCACTCGCTGTCGACGCTCCTGATGTATTCGAACCTCCAGACCGTCTTCCGGTTCCTCCACGTCTTCACCGGCCGCATCCAGAGCGTCGACGGGCTCGGGCTGTTCTGTATCGACTCGACGGCCCACGACGACCGGACGATGAACACGCTCAAACAGCTGTTCGACGGCATCGTCACGACCCACGAGGACGGTGAACCCACGCTCCGACTCGCGAGCGACTGA
- the surE gene encoding 5'/3'-nucleotidase SurE, whose product MDTPRILLTNDDGIESVGFRALYDALDEFADVTAVAPADDKSAVGRAMSHEADVAEHELGYAIHGTPADCTVAGLGSLCPDVDMVVAGCNKGANLGAYVLGRSGTVSAAVEAAFFDVPAIAVSLYVPEGEGDWRERANEPEDYREATDAATFLVKHAIDGGVFEQAEYLNVNAPMPGEEPADMVITEPSTLYDMTAEHENSTVRLVDRIWERMRDGDIPDPEGTDRRTLVEGNVSVSPLTAPHTTEHHESLDGLAAAYRD is encoded by the coding sequence ATGGACACACCCCGCATCCTTCTGACCAACGACGACGGCATCGAGAGCGTTGGCTTTCGCGCACTCTACGACGCGCTCGACGAGTTCGCCGACGTGACGGCGGTCGCCCCCGCCGACGACAAGAGTGCCGTCGGGCGGGCGATGTCACACGAGGCCGACGTCGCGGAGCACGAACTCGGCTACGCCATCCACGGGACACCCGCCGACTGTACGGTGGCGGGCCTCGGATCGCTCTGTCCCGACGTCGACATGGTCGTCGCGGGCTGTAACAAGGGCGCGAACCTCGGCGCGTACGTCCTCGGCCGCTCGGGCACCGTCAGTGCCGCCGTCGAGGCCGCCTTCTTCGATGTCCCTGCCATCGCCGTCTCGCTGTACGTCCCCGAGGGCGAGGGCGACTGGCGCGAGCGGGCCAACGAACCCGAAGATTACCGCGAGGCGACCGACGCGGCGACCTTCCTCGTCAAACACGCCATCGACGGCGGCGTCTTCGAGCAGGCGGAGTATCTGAACGTCAACGCGCCGATGCCGGGTGAGGAACCCGCGGACATGGTCATCACCGAGCCGTCGACGCTCTACGACATGACGGCCGAACACGAGAACTCGACCGTCCGCCTCGTCGACCGTATCTGGGAGCGGATGCGCGACGGCGACATCCCCGACCCCGAGGGCACCGACCGCCGGACGCTCGTCGAGGGGAACGTCAGCGTCTCGCCGTTGACCGCGCCGCACACGACCGAACACCACGAGTCGCTGGACGGTCTCGCCGCGGCCTACCGCGACTGA
- a CDS encoding CoA-binding protein, translated as MPITDDDGLRELLDLQTIAVVGCSTTPGKAAHEIPAYLQRHGYDVIPVNPFADEILGEHAYDSLADIEEDVDLVNVFRPSEEVPDIVDDVLARHEDRGDVQAVWLQLGIEHDEAAARAEEAGLRVVQDKCMKVEHGMLVR; from the coding sequence ATGCCCATCACTGACGACGACGGTCTGCGCGAGCTGCTCGACCTCCAAACCATCGCGGTCGTCGGCTGCTCGACCACCCCCGGCAAGGCCGCCCACGAGATTCCGGCGTACCTCCAGCGACACGGCTACGACGTGATTCCGGTCAACCCCTTCGCCGACGAGATCCTCGGCGAACACGCCTACGACAGCCTGGCCGACATCGAGGAAGACGTCGATCTCGTCAACGTCTTCCGGCCGAGCGAGGAGGTGCCCGACATCGTCGACGACGTGCTCGCCCGCCACGAGGACCGCGGTGACGTCCAGGCCGTCTGGCTCCAACTCGGTATCGAACACGACGAGGCCGCCGCGCGGGCCGAGGAGGCTGGACTACGCGTGGTGCAAGACAAGTGTATGAAGGTCGAACACGGCATGTTGGTTCGGTAG